The following coding sequences are from one Streptomyces sp. NBC_00536 window:
- a CDS encoding sensor histidine kinase: protein MSSVITRPRTAFARGLTALGRCQLAGLLAAAVPVVGAGVVGVLLLLPVGLGHRMLPPAAAGLRRCADRARARAEGWSGLRTGPPDPLPRTAGARAVLAAEGFWRDLAWAWLEPLVGGALVAVPSALVVYGVFGALVQPFVWRLLDDGNWYAFIPVRSTTTMVAALVLGLVLTAAGLLLAPSVLRLHARWTRRLLAAPQRAELARRVEWLTDTRADALDDRAAELRRIERDLHDGAQARIVALGMRLDSAVRLLERDPEGARALLLEVRQLSGRALEDLRGLVRGIQPSVLTDRGLGDALRSLALDSFLDVHVEARPAGRLPAAVESAAYFAVNELLANAAKHSGADRVDIVVTHLGDTDTDTDSGNMVRVTVTDDGCGGADPSRGTGLLGIRRRLAAFDGSLALHSPQGGPTTATLEIPCASSSPKTSSC, encoded by the coding sequence ATGAGTTCGGTAATCACCCGCCCCCGCACGGCGTTCGCGCGCGGTCTCACCGCCCTCGGGCGCTGCCAGCTGGCCGGTCTGCTGGCCGCGGCGGTGCCCGTCGTCGGGGCGGGTGTCGTGGGCGTGTTGCTGCTGCTTCCCGTCGGCCTCGGCCACCGGATGCTGCCGCCCGCCGCCGCCGGGCTGCGCCGGTGCGCCGACCGGGCCCGCGCACGGGCCGAGGGGTGGTCGGGGCTCCGGACCGGCCCTCCGGATCCCCTCCCGCGCACGGCGGGGGCCCGCGCGGTCCTGGCGGCGGAGGGGTTCTGGCGGGACCTGGCCTGGGCGTGGCTGGAGCCCCTGGTGGGCGGAGCGCTGGTCGCCGTACCGTCCGCCCTCGTCGTGTACGGCGTGTTCGGCGCGCTCGTCCAGCCCTTCGTGTGGCGGCTGCTCGACGACGGCAACTGGTACGCGTTCATCCCCGTGCGCAGCACCACCACCATGGTCGCGGCGCTGGTCCTGGGCCTCGTCCTCACGGCAGCGGGCCTCCTGCTCGCGCCGTCCGTCCTGCGCCTGCACGCACGCTGGACCCGACGGCTCCTCGCCGCACCGCAGCGCGCCGAACTCGCCCGCCGCGTCGAGTGGCTGACAGACACCCGGGCCGATGCCCTGGACGACCGGGCGGCCGAGCTGCGGCGCATCGAGCGGGACCTGCACGACGGCGCGCAGGCCCGGATCGTCGCGCTGGGGATGCGCCTCGACAGCGCGGTGCGCCTGCTGGAACGCGACCCCGAGGGCGCCCGCGCCCTGTTGCTGGAGGTGCGCCAGCTGTCCGGGCGGGCGCTGGAGGACCTGCGCGGTCTCGTCCGGGGCATCCAGCCTTCCGTACTCACCGACCGTGGCCTGGGCGATGCCTTGCGCTCCCTGGCCCTCGACAGCTTCCTCGACGTGCACGTCGAGGCCCGCCCCGCGGGGCGGCTGCCGGCGGCGGTCGAATCCGCCGCCTACTTCGCGGTCAACGAGCTGCTGGCCAACGCGGCGAAGCACTCCGGCGCCGACCGCGTCGACATCGTCGTGACCCACCTCGGCGACACCGACACCGACACCGACAGCGGCAACATGGTGCGCGTCACCGTCACCGATGACGGGTGCGGCGGGGCGGACCCCTCCCGGGGGACCGGACTGCTCGGCATCCGAAGACGACTGGCTGCCTTCGACGGGAGCCTCGCCCTGCACAGCCCGCAGGGCGGACCGACCACTGCGACCTTGGAGATTCCGTGCGCGTCGTCCTCGCCGAAGACCTCTTCCTGCTGA
- a CDS encoding response regulator transcription factor, whose product MRVVLAEDLFLLRDGLVRTLREHAFDVVAVDNGPALLRALLEDPPDVAVVDVRLPPTFTDEGLQAALAARRRHPGLPVLVLSQYVDQLYANELLAGEDGGVGYLLKDRITDTGQFVDAVRRVAAGGTVLDPQVISRLLSRGDARGTISALTPRERDVLELMAEGRSNAAIAAALHFSESAVAKHTASIFTKLGIAPSTEDNRRVLAVLAHLRR is encoded by the coding sequence GTGCGCGTCGTCCTCGCCGAAGACCTCTTCCTGCTGAGGGACGGCCTGGTCCGCACGCTCCGCGAGCACGCCTTCGACGTCGTCGCCGTGGACAACGGACCGGCCCTCCTGCGGGCCCTGCTGGAGGACCCGCCGGACGTCGCGGTCGTCGACGTACGCCTTCCGCCGACCTTCACCGACGAGGGCCTGCAGGCCGCCCTCGCGGCACGTCGGCGCCACCCCGGTCTGCCCGTCCTCGTCCTGTCGCAGTACGTCGACCAGCTCTACGCGAACGAACTCCTGGCCGGCGAAGACGGCGGCGTCGGCTATCTGCTGAAGGACCGGATCACCGACACCGGCCAGTTCGTGGACGCCGTACGCCGGGTCGCGGCGGGCGGCACCGTCCTGGACCCGCAGGTGATCTCCCGGCTGCTGTCGCGCGGCGACGCCCGCGGGACCATCTCGGCCCTCACACCGCGCGAACGCGACGTCCTGGAACTGATGGCCGAGGGCCGGTCGAACGCGGCCATCGCCGCCGCGCTGCACTTCAGCGAGAGCGCCGTCGCGAAACACACCGCGAGCATCTTCACCAAACTCGGGATCGCCCCGTCCACGGAGGACAACCGCCGGGTGCTGGCCGTCCTCGCCCACCTCCGGCGCTGA
- a CDS encoding ABC transporter permease gives MGARTKSRTKSRAAAGKKARRLSPPRLGPRDVLHVGSAGLRSRPMRVFLSALGIAIGIATMIAVVGISSSSQAKLLQELDKLGTNMLVATPAPSMFSGQDTKLPKEAPGMIARIDGVESVGTTGDVKESVRRSENIPKEETGGIALKAAKDDLLQTLRARMRSGSWLNDATGRYPSVVLGHVTAERLGITQPGGQVFIGGRYFTVIGVLDPIPLAPEIERSALIGWEAAQQLLGFDGHPTSLYERSADDRVQAVRGLMGKTANPESPATVAVTDPSAALQAKAATEGAFSTLLLGLGGIALLVGGVGVANTMIISVLERRHEIGLRRSLGATKGQIRVQFVTESLLLSGLGGLAGIALGGIATLVYARAGDLPWVVPLWAVTGGFAATLAIGTVAGLYPAVRAARLSPTLALQAA, from the coding sequence ATGGGTGCCCGTACGAAGTCCCGTACGAAGTCCCGCGCGGCCGCCGGCAAGAAGGCGCGCAGGCTGTCGCCGCCGCGCCTCGGCCCCCGGGACGTCCTGCACGTGGGCTCGGCCGGGCTGCGCTCGCGGCCCATGCGCGTGTTCCTGTCCGCGCTCGGCATCGCGATCGGCATCGCGACGATGATCGCGGTGGTCGGCATCTCCTCGTCCAGCCAGGCCAAGCTGCTGCAGGAACTCGACAAGCTCGGCACGAACATGCTGGTCGCCACCCCGGCCCCCTCGATGTTCTCCGGGCAGGACACCAAGCTCCCCAAGGAGGCCCCGGGCATGATCGCCCGTATCGACGGGGTCGAATCGGTCGGCACGACGGGCGACGTGAAGGAGTCGGTCCGCCGCAGCGAGAACATCCCGAAGGAGGAGACCGGCGGCATCGCCCTCAAGGCCGCCAAGGACGACCTGCTCCAGACCCTGCGCGCGCGGATGCGCAGCGGCAGCTGGCTCAACGACGCGACGGGCCGCTACCCGTCCGTCGTCCTCGGGCACGTCACGGCCGAGCGCCTCGGCATCACGCAGCCGGGCGGCCAGGTCTTCATCGGCGGCCGGTACTTCACCGTCATCGGCGTCCTGGACCCCATCCCGCTGGCCCCCGAGATCGAGCGCTCCGCGCTGATCGGCTGGGAGGCCGCGCAGCAACTGCTGGGCTTCGACGGCCACCCCACCTCCCTCTACGAGCGGTCGGCGGACGACCGCGTGCAGGCGGTCCGGGGTCTCATGGGCAAGACCGCCAACCCCGAGTCACCGGCCACGGTGGCGGTGACGGACCCCTCGGCGGCGCTCCAGGCGAAGGCGGCCACGGAGGGCGCCTTCAGCACCCTGCTGCTCGGCCTGGGCGGCATCGCCCTGCTGGTGGGCGGGGTCGGCGTGGCCAACACGATGATCATCTCGGTGCTGGAACGGCGCCACGAGATCGGGCTACGGCGCTCCCTCGGCGCGACCAAGGGGCAGATCCGGGTGCAGTTCGTGACGGAGTCCCTGCTGCTGTCGGGGCTCGGCGGCCTGGCGGGCATCGCGCTCGGCGGGATCGCCACCCTGGTCTACGCGCGGGCCGGTGACCTGCCCTGGGTGGTCCCCCTGTGGGCGGTCACGGGCGGCTTCGCCGCGACCCTGGCGATCGGCACGGTCGCGGGCCTCTACCCGGCGGTACGGGCGGCCCGGCTCTCCCCGACGCTGGCGCTGCAGGCGGCGTAG
- a CDS encoding ABC transporter ATP-binding protein, whose product MDTALPDAPPLPDSRHAHVVVELTGVTKEYPGGVAALRGVDLTVMNGELLAIVGPSGSGKSTLLHIVGTLDRPSAGRVAIAGYDIATLSDRSLSALRSRHVGFVFQSFHLVPGISARANVAEGLLYSGLSRAERGRRAERALERVGLGDRMDHRPHELSGGQKQRVAIARAVAGEPDLLLADEPTGALDTASGESVMELLHELNRDGATIAVITHDNEIAASLPRQVRIRDGEIVADVWNADADADAPRLGPGPGLGVGA is encoded by the coding sequence ATGGACACAGCGCTCCCCGACGCGCCTCCGCTCCCCGACTCCCGGCACGCCCACGTGGTCGTCGAGCTGACCGGTGTCACCAAGGAGTACCCCGGCGGGGTCGCGGCCCTGCGCGGGGTCGACCTCACCGTCATGAACGGCGAACTCCTCGCCATCGTCGGCCCGTCGGGCTCGGGGAAGTCGACCCTGCTGCACATCGTGGGGACCCTGGACCGGCCCAGCGCCGGCCGCGTCGCCATCGCCGGGTACGACATCGCCACCCTCTCCGACCGCTCCCTGTCCGCCCTGCGCTCCCGGCACGTCGGCTTCGTCTTCCAGTCCTTCCACCTGGTGCCGGGCATCAGCGCCCGGGCGAACGTCGCCGAGGGCCTGCTGTACTCCGGCCTCTCCCGGGCCGAACGCGGGCGCCGGGCGGAACGCGCCCTGGAACGGGTCGGCCTCGGCGACCGCATGGACCACCGGCCGCACGAGCTGTCCGGCGGCCAGAAGCAGCGCGTGGCCATCGCCCGGGCGGTCGCGGGCGAACCGGACCTGCTGCTCGCCGACGAACCGACGGGCGCGCTGGACACGGCGTCCGGCGAATCGGTGATGGAACTGCTGCACGAGCTGAACCGGGACGGGGCCACCATCGCCGTGATCACCCACGACAACGAGATCGCGGCGAGCCTGCCCCGCCAGGTCCGCATCCGCGACGGCGAGATCGTGGCGGACGTGTGGAACGCGGACGCCGACGCGGACGCGCCGCGGCTGGGACCGGGGCCGGGGCTGGGGGTGGGCGCGTAA
- a CDS encoding peptidoglycan-binding protein: protein MSRRGKWVLGSVAVVLAVSGGGYAVVAQAGTDGKGAEQRRTDGLPAATAPVTRADLSSGLQVDGTLGYAKELKLSAAGGGGGGTGSPGSGGGSATLTWVAAAGSTVERDGKLYEVNGKVVRLMYGTTPVYRTMKSGDKGEDVKQLKRNLQALGFGTGLDASDGTFTDGTATGVKRWQKSHGLKETGEIGKDDIAFASGPQRIQKNDMAVGDDAGSGKTVLTLTGTERTVRLQLDVAKAGKVKAGDPVTVSLPGGGTANGKIESVGSTANPDDPATGGGGGGGGGDKKPKVQVEVSLDNPTGAKGPDQAPVSVNLTGEVRKNVLSVPVGSLLALAEGGFGVQVVENGKVREVKVELGMFGKGRVEVKGDALKEGMLVGVPAS, encoded by the coding sequence GTGAGCAGGCGCGGGAAGTGGGTCCTGGGCTCGGTGGCCGTCGTGCTCGCCGTGTCGGGCGGCGGGTACGCGGTCGTCGCGCAGGCCGGGACGGACGGCAAGGGCGCCGAGCAGCGGCGTACGGACGGGCTCCCCGCCGCGACGGCGCCGGTCACGCGCGCCGACCTGAGTTCCGGGCTCCAGGTGGACGGGACGCTCGGGTACGCGAAGGAACTCAAGCTCAGCGCGGCGGGCGGGGGTGGGGGCGGTACGGGCTCCCCCGGATCCGGCGGCGGTTCCGCGACCCTCACCTGGGTCGCGGCCGCCGGTTCCACGGTCGAGCGCGACGGCAAGCTCTACGAGGTCAACGGCAAGGTGGTGCGCCTGATGTACGGGACCACCCCCGTGTACCGGACCATGAAGAGCGGGGACAAGGGCGAGGACGTCAAACAGCTCAAGCGGAACCTCCAGGCCCTGGGTTTCGGAACCGGTCTGGACGCCTCGGACGGCACCTTCACCGACGGCACCGCCACCGGCGTCAAGCGCTGGCAGAAGTCCCACGGCCTGAAGGAGACGGGCGAGATCGGCAAGGACGACATCGCCTTCGCCTCCGGTCCGCAGCGGATCCAGAAGAACGACATGGCGGTCGGCGACGACGCGGGGTCCGGCAAGACCGTCCTCACCCTGACCGGCACCGAACGCACGGTCCGTCTCCAGCTCGACGTGGCCAAGGCGGGCAAGGTCAAGGCCGGTGACCCGGTGACCGTGAGCCTGCCGGGCGGCGGCACTGCCAACGGCAAGATCGAGTCGGTGGGCAGCACCGCCAACCCGGACGACCCGGCCACGGGCGGCGGAGGCGGCGGCGGAGGCGGGGACAAGAAGCCGAAGGTGCAGGTCGAGGTCAGCCTCGACAACCCCACCGGGGCCAAGGGCCCCGACCAGGCCCCCGTCTCGGTGAACCTGACGGGCGAGGTCCGCAAGAACGTCCTGTCCGTACCGGTCGGCTCGCTCCTCGCCCTCGCCGAAGGCGGCTTCGGCGTCCAGGTCGTGGAGAACGGCAAGGTCCGCGAGGTCAAGGTCGAGCTGGGCATGTTCGGCAAGGGCCGGGTCGAGGTGAAGGGGGACGCCCTCAAAGAGGGCATGCTCGTGGGAGTACCCGCATCATGA
- a CDS encoding response regulator transcription factor gives MRVLVVEDEEFLREMIAEGLRRDALAVDEASDGLEALRRLRLGEYDVLVLDRDLPGLHGDEVCRQVVRERLLTRILMLTASGTVRDRVEGLGLGADDYLTKPFAYDELLARVLALGRRARPALPPVLEAAGIALDTARRSAVRDGHRLALSRKEFAVLETLLRAEGAVISNEDLIEQVWEEDTSYSTNAVRVTLSKLRAKLGEPPLIETVPGAGYRIAR, from the coding sequence ATGCGAGTTCTGGTGGTGGAGGACGAGGAATTCCTCCGGGAGATGATCGCCGAGGGGCTGCGCCGCGACGCGCTGGCCGTGGACGAGGCGAGCGACGGCCTGGAGGCCCTGCGGCGGCTGCGCCTGGGCGAGTACGACGTCCTGGTCCTGGACCGCGACCTGCCCGGGCTGCACGGCGACGAGGTGTGCCGCCAGGTGGTGCGCGAGCGCCTGCTCACCCGGATCCTGATGCTCACCGCCTCCGGCACGGTCCGCGACCGGGTCGAGGGCCTCGGCCTCGGCGCCGACGACTACCTGACCAAGCCCTTCGCCTACGACGAGCTGCTCGCCCGGGTCCTGGCGCTGGGCCGGCGCGCCCGGCCCGCGCTGCCGCCCGTACTGGAGGCCGCCGGGATCGCCCTGGACACGGCGCGGCGCAGCGCGGTCCGCGACGGGCACCGGCTGGCACTGTCCCGCAAGGAGTTCGCGGTGCTGGAGACGCTGCTGCGGGCGGAGGGGGCGGTGATCAGCAACGAGGACCTGATCGAGCAGGTGTGGGAAGAGGACACCAGCTACAGCACGAACGCGGTACGGGTCACGCTCAGCAAGCTGCGCGCCAAGCTGGGGGAGCCGCCGCTGATCGAGACGGTGCCGGGCGCGGGCTACCGGATCGCCCGGTGA
- a CDS encoding ATP-binding protein: protein MNRFHPAGLSRLLPRGERARLTALYGSLLVLAGGGLVALLNVLVRKGLFRSINQAVTTYAPALNQTQVLREGERVAVPAQRVPGEVLHPTPEQLATYRATRDLSSAAEQAALHELLTVSLVALAVFAVLSVWLAWWMSGRVLRPVGVITETARRLSGANLHERIGLDAPPGELKRLADTFDGMLDRMEDLVGAQRRFAANAAHELRTPLAVQRAAAEIGLAGDPDPRKVARIRDKLIGVADSSEHLIESLLLLAVSEEGLEATETVDLAALAAAELAELPELAECPGDGPHGLTVERTLAPLPVTGDRLLLGHLVRNLLANAVRHNRPGGRIELTTSAAPSASSASSEGILTVSNTGPVIPPGDVARLLEPFRRRAERRHTAGEGAGLGLSIVASIARAHGAELVAEANPAPEGGLTIRVRFPAAPPP from the coding sequence GTGAACCGGTTCCACCCGGCGGGGCTGTCCCGGCTGCTGCCGCGCGGCGAGCGGGCCCGGCTGACCGCCCTCTACGGCTCGCTGCTGGTGCTCGCGGGCGGCGGTCTGGTCGCGCTGCTGAACGTGCTCGTCCGCAAGGGCCTGTTCCGCAGCATCAACCAGGCCGTCACCACCTACGCCCCGGCGCTCAACCAGACCCAGGTGCTGAGGGAGGGGGAGCGGGTCGCCGTACCGGCCCAGCGGGTGCCCGGCGAGGTGCTGCACCCGACCCCGGAACAACTGGCGACGTACCGGGCCACCCGCGATCTCAGCAGCGCCGCCGAGCAGGCCGCCCTGCACGAACTGCTGACCGTGTCGCTGGTCGCGCTCGCCGTCTTCGCCGTGCTGTCGGTCTGGCTGGCCTGGTGGATGTCGGGGCGGGTGCTGCGCCCGGTCGGGGTGATCACCGAGACGGCCCGGCGGCTGTCCGGGGCGAACCTCCACGAGCGGATCGGGCTGGACGCGCCCCCCGGCGAGCTGAAGCGGCTCGCCGACACCTTCGACGGGATGCTCGACCGGATGGAGGACCTGGTCGGCGCGCAGCGGCGGTTCGCGGCGAACGCCGCCCACGAACTGCGCACCCCGCTCGCCGTGCAGCGGGCGGCGGCCGAGATCGGGCTGGCGGGGGATCCGGATCCGCGGAAGGTGGCGCGGATCCGGGACAAGCTGATCGGGGTCGCGGACTCCAGCGAGCACCTCATCGAGTCGCTGCTGCTGCTCGCGGTGTCCGAGGAGGGGCTGGAGGCCACGGAGACGGTGGACCTGGCCGCCCTCGCGGCGGCGGAACTGGCGGAACTGCCGGAGCTGGCGGAGTGCCCGGGGGACGGGCCGCACGGCCTGACGGTGGAGCGGACGCTGGCGCCGCTGCCGGTGACGGGGGACCGGCTGCTCCTCGGCCACCTGGTCCGCAACCTGCTGGCCAACGCGGTACGCCACAACCGCCCCGGCGGCCGCATCGAGCTGACGACCTCCGCGGCCCCCTCGGCGTCCTCGGCATCCTCGGAAGGGATCCTCACCGTCTCGAACACCGGCCCGGTGATCCCGCCGGGTGACGTGGCGCGGCTGCTGGAGCCGTTCCGGCGGCGCGCGGAACGCCGCCACACGGCGGGCGAGGGCGCGGGCCTCGGTCTCTCGATCGTCGCCTCCATCGCCCGGGCGCACGGCGCGGAACTGGTGGCGGAGGCCAACCCGGCCCCGGAGGGCGGCCTGACCATCCGCGTCCGCTTCCCGGCGGCACCCCCGCCGTAA
- a CDS encoding transmembrane-type terpene cyclase produces the protein MELFLTLVSGIAWTVVYAEAIRLGLRQRTYAMPVAALALNFAWETTYAVNEFRGGVSPQGVVNVVWALADVVIVYTFFRFGRAELPGFVTRPLFAAWGALVFGSAFAVQWLFLAHFGAHDASRYAAFLQNLLMSGLFIALFAGRGGARGQSLVIAVAKWLGTLAPTLLFGVMEDAPFILGLGLLCGVFDLAYIALLVHGRARGTGADVRSLPVPSR, from the coding sequence GTGGAGCTGTTCCTGACCCTGGTCAGCGGGATCGCCTGGACCGTCGTCTACGCCGAGGCCATCCGGCTGGGGCTGCGGCAGCGGACGTACGCGATGCCCGTGGCCGCGCTCGCGCTCAACTTCGCGTGGGAGACGACCTACGCCGTGAACGAGTTCCGGGGCGGGGTTTCCCCGCAGGGCGTCGTCAATGTGGTGTGGGCGCTCGCCGACGTGGTGATCGTCTACACCTTCTTCCGCTTCGGCCGGGCCGAACTGCCCGGCTTCGTCACCCGGCCGCTGTTCGCCGCCTGGGGCGCGCTGGTCTTCGGCAGCGCCTTCGCCGTGCAGTGGCTCTTCCTGGCGCACTTCGGCGCGCACGACGCGTCCCGCTATGCGGCGTTCCTGCAGAACCTGCTGATGTCCGGGCTGTTCATCGCCCTGTTCGCGGGGCGCGGCGGGGCGCGCGGGCAGAGCCTGGTTATCGCCGTCGCGAAATGGCTCGGGACCCTCGCCCCGACCCTGCTCTTCGGGGTGATGGAGGACGCGCCGTTCATCCTCGGACTGGGCCTGCTGTGCGGTGTGTTCGACCTCGCCTACATCGCCCTGCTGGTCCACGGACGGGCACGCGGGACGGGGGCGGACGTCAGAAGCCTGCCGGTCCCATCACGATGA
- a CDS encoding alpha/beta hydrolase, giving the protein MPELFAQLMRQDFAEIEAATASWKKLAKTLDDTQAGSRRRVSGPLHKAGWTGAAATNGFEAMEATETKLGTGQRNALLISVVLHTLTTKMQAAQRKLRNAVSDAERAGHTVRDDGWVEAKQAVDPAYHNDPDYQGVQQQANSGLGGFRARIDEAVGEAVSVSSNAAETLRQLDPFDLDKRYGGENVQKDAATVAAFAGIDPKDIPDGKDPQRSKDWWAGLDDEKRGFYLAAYPDAIGALDGLPTPVRDHANRDVLDQRLNDYALRESSLGYHDRYGYRGLTALKDRLETSDSGPANKQLYLLGFGTEKDGRAIVALGNPDTARHTAVLVPGTDTQLDKFGGQINRIGKLQDAAATWSSGAGSDVSVISWMDYDAPEPDGSVATTARADAGAEDLRDFTHGLRAAHQGEPTHLTVVGHSYGSTMTGAADAGGAGLGADDVLVVGSPGLTVEHADQLHVAPSHLWVGAAKDDMIANYTSGLTLGEDPKEPGFGAQRMFVDTSGHSGYWDEGSKSLNNQGRIIAGMTPEGPRS; this is encoded by the coding sequence ATGCCGGAACTCTTCGCACAGCTCATGCGGCAGGACTTCGCCGAGATCGAAGCGGCCACCGCCTCCTGGAAGAAGCTCGCCAAGACCCTGGACGACACCCAGGCCGGCAGCCGCAGACGAGTGAGCGGGCCGCTCCACAAGGCGGGCTGGACAGGAGCGGCCGCGACCAACGGCTTCGAAGCGATGGAGGCCACCGAGACCAAACTCGGTACCGGTCAGCGCAACGCGCTCCTGATCTCCGTCGTCCTGCACACCCTCACCACCAAAATGCAGGCGGCCCAGCGCAAGCTGCGCAATGCCGTGTCCGACGCCGAACGGGCCGGGCACACGGTCCGTGACGACGGCTGGGTCGAAGCCAAGCAGGCGGTGGATCCCGCCTACCACAACGACCCCGACTACCAAGGCGTGCAGCAGCAGGCCAACAGCGGCCTGGGCGGCTTCCGGGCCCGTATCGACGAGGCGGTCGGCGAGGCGGTCAGCGTCAGCTCCAACGCCGCCGAGACGCTCCGCCAGCTCGACCCCTTCGACCTCGACAAGCGCTACGGCGGCGAGAACGTGCAGAAGGACGCGGCGACGGTCGCCGCGTTCGCCGGGATCGATCCCAAGGACATCCCGGACGGCAAGGACCCGCAACGCTCGAAGGACTGGTGGGCGGGGCTGGACGACGAGAAGCGGGGTTTCTACCTCGCGGCCTACCCCGACGCCATCGGCGCCCTGGACGGCCTGCCCACTCCCGTCCGCGACCACGCCAACCGGGACGTCCTGGACCAGCGCCTGAACGACTACGCGCTGCGGGAGAGCAGCCTCGGCTACCACGACCGTTACGGCTACCGGGGCCTGACCGCACTCAAGGACCGCCTGGAGACATCCGACAGCGGACCCGCCAACAAGCAGCTGTACCTCCTCGGCTTCGGCACGGAGAAGGACGGCCGTGCCATCGTCGCCCTGGGCAACCCGGACACGGCCCGGCACACGGCCGTGCTGGTTCCGGGCACGGACACCCAGCTGGACAAGTTCGGCGGTCAGATCAACCGCATCGGCAAGCTCCAGGACGCGGCCGCAACCTGGAGCTCGGGCGCGGGAAGCGATGTGTCCGTGATCAGCTGGATGGACTACGACGCACCCGAGCCCGACGGCAGCGTGGCCACGACGGCCAGGGCGGACGCGGGAGCCGAAGACCTGCGCGACTTCACACACGGCCTGCGTGCGGCCCACCAGGGAGAACCCACCCACCTCACCGTCGTCGGACACAGCTACGGCTCGACCATGACGGGCGCCGCCGACGCCGGCGGGGCGGGGCTCGGAGCGGACGATGTCCTGGTGGTCGGCAGCCCCGGCCTCACGGTGGAACACGCGGACCAGTTGCACGTCGCCCCCTCACACCTGTGGGTGGGCGCAGCCAAGGACGACATGATCGCCAACTACACCTCCGGACTCACCCTCGGCGAGGATCCGAAGGAGCCCGGGTTCGGCGCGCAGCGGATGTTCGTGGACACGTCCGGGCACAGCGGGTACTGGGACGAAGGCAGCAAGAGCCTGAACAATCAGGGCCGCATCATCGCAGGCATGACGCCCGAAGGGCCCCGCTCATGA
- a CDS encoding LLM class F420-dependent oxidoreductase: MARVFPEGRLVYGMQLPVQSQSTIYAEPWEASAGAADLAAVARAADRAGFAYLASCDHVAIPRRMAGPMSTVWYDPVATLSFLAAVTEHVRLLSHVAIVGLRHPLVSAKQYATLDHLSGGRLVLGVGAGHVQEEFEALGVDFARRGPLLDETLDALRAALGPEEYPEFEGETFAFKDLGQLPRPAQERIPVWIGGSSPAAVRRAAVRGDGWLPQGDPREKLPAQVARIRELRAAAGITEPIEMGAITEALYVGEPGWDTGRRTLTGKAEALAESLREYKALGMDQIQVRFRSRDRAELIDQISAFGVEVGPLLND, translated from the coding sequence ATGGCGCGCGTGTTTCCGGAAGGTCGGCTGGTCTACGGGATGCAGCTCCCGGTCCAGTCGCAGAGCACCATCTACGCCGAACCCTGGGAGGCGTCGGCCGGGGCCGCCGATCTCGCCGCGGTCGCGCGGGCCGCGGACCGGGCGGGGTTCGCGTACCTCGCCTCGTGCGACCACGTGGCCATCCCCCGGCGCATGGCCGGGCCCATGAGCACCGTCTGGTACGACCCGGTCGCCACCCTGTCCTTCCTGGCGGCGGTCACCGAGCACGTACGGCTGCTCAGCCACGTCGCGATCGTCGGCCTGCGCCACCCGCTGGTCAGCGCGAAGCAGTACGCGACCCTCGACCACCTCTCCGGGGGCCGGCTGGTCCTCGGCGTCGGCGCCGGGCACGTACAGGAGGAGTTCGAGGCCCTCGGCGTGGACTTCGCCCGCCGCGGACCGCTGCTCGACGAGACCCTCGACGCGCTGCGGGCGGCCCTCGGGCCCGAGGAGTACCCGGAGTTCGAGGGGGAGACCTTCGCGTTCAAGGACCTGGGACAGCTGCCGCGCCCCGCCCAGGAGCGGATCCCGGTGTGGATCGGCGGGTCCTCGCCCGCCGCCGTGCGCCGGGCGGCCGTGCGCGGCGACGGCTGGCTCCCGCAGGGCGATCCGCGGGAGAAGCTCCCGGCCCAGGTGGCCCGCATCCGCGAGCTGCGCGCGGCCGCCGGGATCACGGAGCCGATCGAGATGGGGGCGATCACCGAGGCACTGTACGTCGGCGAGCCCGGCTGGGACACCGGCCGGCGCACCCTCACCGGCAAGGCGGAGGCCCTCGCCGAGTCCCTGCGGGAGTACAAGGCGCTCGGCATGGACCAGATCCAGGTGCGCTTCCGCAGCCGCGACCGGGCCGAACTCATCGACCAGATCAGTGCTTTCGGGGTCGAGGTCGGCCCCCTCCTCAACGACTAG